A single region of the Lotus japonicus ecotype B-129 chromosome 4, LjGifu_v1.2 genome encodes:
- the LOC130716137 gene encoding uncharacterized protein LOC130716137 has translation MAEEEIHEIHTLISSNDDSNKCSGYSTLLQFQQHSCLNPSSLQSLAQSSISVIFSMLSDISHHDEEIAAQALKCLGFMIYHPSVVSALRVDDADSILCSLAKLITTTKLKSACNLGVWCLSVQQLGASLLVNHFHSLLRAIVHALDNPMGSLSTTFEATQAIMKLSGQLSEQMRESSHIWAPPIYRRLLSTDKREKDSSERCLLKIRSTVIPPSLDLSKVLVKDMKIKLLDGMKNLLDKGMKIQAIRAWGWFVRILGSHAMKNRHLVNDLLKIPERTFTDLDPQVQIATQVAWEGLIDALVHHPILGSEKNPPAEDNFLEKQHSIGRINCDNQANGFSKSIKLIMTPLIGIMSSKCDISVHSSCLNTWCYLLHKLDTSINEPSMMKMVFEPILKAIFQNRPDSKTICLWNMGLDLFSDSISLKCRDATCNDIGLSVSGKCSWKQHSIRWLPWDISQLDFYLNMIYVLFCQASDTTVNCEHRSHVYDAALKLFIQILKGVKLDVESPSTNYDGIMGCMNSLLTFMKRVCDFHPDGSESYEVYCTSIKFIDAITKELGPSVLGSPLYKFSLDLKYINDLQSVDNNNDQKFPSVRCVSYMDKVSPLVYLIALHFYMMVQLTTKSRQSDCISQGMCEYFKYIFSSSDPLENLLTCIGLMYKLVQPIYLNIWITVAQGLNSCVDDANCKSLQEALSDSIGYSSICHFLIYPIMAHSEVSRLTSTNANASWEQHPVLPERKLRLELAIQTWKSLYGSLSASGFGCSTATKFSGDLCTLLSRCLDENTDLLGNDTDFKLTCNDIDLCVLHLSGNFLLYILEQIQTSELVSETDRSRSYCDSKTLCSIRNCLKFSSKYMNVAFRVTDPLPGFVGTSRLCSALTSFISCLHWKQDILLFMEILSCPLLQWLSNAMQDERTSDQLGLLWTEILNSLRRSQPPINFGSSLLRLHEPLFEKTLDHSCPSISEPTINFWNSTFAQQIILDFPPSLLHVLDKLSRNGKLKLQKRSLPSLQKCHSHEEANDALQGYRVTATQNRTSKRVELLLDSHKEVPPLSFKKKRLELTEHQKEVRRAQQGRKRDNGGHGPGIRTYTNADFSQGLDDSQESQEDIIRDSEAILQMLRKTI, from the exons ATGGCGGAAGAAGAGATCCATGAAATCCATACCCTGATTTCTTCAAACGACGACTCCAACAAGTGTTCAGGCTACTCAACCCTTCTGCAATTCCAACAACACTCTTGCCTCAACCCTTCTTCCCTCCAATCCCTAGCTCAATCCTCCATTTCCGTAATCTTTTCCATGCTCTCCGATATCTCGCACCACGATGAAGAAAT AGCCGCACAAGCGTTGAAGTGTTTGGGATTCATGATTTATCATCCCTCCGTCGTTTCCGCGCTTCGAG TGGATGATGCCGATTCGATTTTGTGCTCATTGGCTAAACTTATTACAACCACAAAATTGAAG TCTGCTTGTAATTTAGGGGTATGGTGCTTATCTGTCCAACAGTTAGGTGCATCGTTGCTCGTTAATCACTTTCATTCTTTGTTGCGGGCAATTGTTCATGCCCTAGATAATCCAATGGGGTCTCTGTCAACAACATTTGAAGCTACCCAG GCTATAATGAAGCTATCTGGCCAGTTAAGTGAGCAAATGAGAGAATCATCCCATATATGGGCTCCTCCAATATACAGGAGACTTCTCAGCACAGACAAGAGGGAAAAAGATTCCTCAGAGAGGTGCCTGTTGAAGATCAGATCTACTGTCATTCCTCCTTCACTGGATCTCTCCAAG GTCCTTGTCAAAGATATGAAGATAAAATTGCTTGATGGGATGAAGAATTTGCTAGATAAAGGTATGAAGATTCAAGCTATTCGAGCATGGGGATGGTTTGTACGAATACTTGGGTCCCATGCTATGAAGAATAGACATTTAGTAAATGATTTGCTGAAAATTCCTGAGCGTACATTTACAGATCTTGACCCCCAAGTTCAGATTGCTACACAG GTTGCGTGGGAAGGTCTTATTGATGCTCTTGTTCACCATCCAATATTAGGTTCAGAGAAAAATCCACCAGCTGAGGATAATTTTCTTGAGAAACAGCATTCAATTGGAAGGATCAACTGCGACAATCAAGCAAATGGGTTTTCCAAAAGCATAAAGCTAATAATGACTCCACTGATTGGCATCATGTCTAGTAAATGTGATATATCAGTTCATTCATCCTGCTTGAACACATGGTGTTATTTGCTGCATAAGCTTGATACCTCCATCAACGAACCATCAATGATGAAAATGGTTTTCGAGCCTATTCTTAAAGCAATATTTCAGAATAGACCTGATAGTAAGACTATCTGCTTATGGAATATGGGCCTTGATCTGTTCAGTGATAGTATTTCACTGAAGTGTAGGGATGCCACCTGCAATGATATTGGACTTTCTGTATCGGGCAAATGCTCTTGGAAGCAACACTCAATTAGATGGCTGCCATGGGATATCAGCCAGCTGGACTTTTATCTGAATATGATTTATGTTCTATTCTGTCAAGCATCGGATACAACTGTCAATTGTGAGCATAGAAGTCATGTTTATGATGCTGCCTTAAAGTTATTTATTCAAATTCTGAAAGGGGTCAAACTGGACGTGGAAAGTCCATCTACCAATTATGATGGTATTATGGGGTGCATGAACTCATTACTGACATTCATGAAAAGAGTATGTGATTTTCACCCAGATGGAAGTGAAAGTTATGAAGTGTACTGTACTTCCATTAAGTTTATAGACGCTATCACAAAGGAATTAGGTCCTTCTGTCCTGGGATCTCCTCTGTACAAGTTTTCTTTAGACCTAAAGTACATTAATGACTTACAATCAGTTGATAATAACAACGACCAAAAATTTCCGAGTGTCAGATGTGTTTCTTATATGGATAAGGTTTCTCCATTGGTTTATTTGATAGCTCTTCACTTTTATATGATGGTTCAGTTAACAACGAAGTCCCGCCAATCAGACTGCATTTCACAAGGGATGTGtgaatattttaaatatatattctcTTCAAGTGATCCCCTGGAAAATCTCCTCACCTGTATTGGCCTCATGTACAAACTTGTTCAaccaatttatttaaatatatggaTAACAGTGGCTCAAGGTCTGAATAGCTGTGTAGATGATGCAAACTGCAAGTCCCTACAGGAAGCCTTGTCTGACAGCATTGGATATTCTTCCATATGCCATTTTTTGATTTATCCCATCATGGCACATTCTGAAGTTTCAAGATTGACCTCGACAAATGCTAATGCCTCTTGGGAGCAGCATCCTGTATTACCAGAAAGAAAGCTGAGGCTTGAACTTGCTATTCAAACTTGGAAATCGCTTTATGGATCTCTTAGTGCTTCAGGCTTTGGATGCTCAACTGCTACCAAGTTCTCTGGGGATCTGTGTACATTGTTGAGTAGGTGCCTTGATGAAAATACGGACTTGCTTGGCAATGACACTGATTTTAAGTTAACATGCAATGATATAGATCTCTGCGTCCTTCACTTATCTGGCAATTTCTTGCTATACATTCTAGAACAGATTCAGACGTCAGAATTAGTTTCTGAAACAGACAGAAGTAGATCTTACTGTGATAGCAAAACACTCTGCAGTATAAGGAATTGCTTAAAATTTTCTTCCAA GTATATGAATGTGGCATTTCGTGTGACAGACCCACTGCCTGGTTTTGTTGGGACCTCAAG GCTATGTTCTGCATTGACATCCTTTATTAGTTGCCTTCACTGGAAGCAAGATATTCTTCTTTTTATGGAG attCTTTCCTGTCCACTACTTCAATGGCTATCAAATGCTATGCAGGATGAAAGAACAAGCGATCAACTCGGACTTCTGTGGACTGAAATTCTTAATTCCTTAAGAAGAAGTCAACCTCCAATAAACTTCGGTTCATCTTTACTCAGACTTCATGAACCTCTGTTTGAGAAAACTCTTGATCACTCATGCCCCTCCATATCAGAGCCAACCATCAATTTTTGGAATTCTACATTTGCTCAACAAATTATTTTGGATTTCCCTCCAAGTCTTCTTCATGTTTTGGACAAGCTATCCAGAAATGGAAAATTAAAACTCCAGAAGAGAAGTCTACCATCTCTCCAAAAATGTCATTCTCATGAAGAAGCCAATGATGCTCTGCAGGGATACAGGGTCACTGCAACACAGAACAGAACCTCTAAGAGGGTAGAATTATTGTTGGATTCACACAAAGAGGTGCCGCCATTAAGTTTTAAAAAGAAGAGGTTAGAACTGACTGAGCATCAAAAGGAAGTCCGACGAGCACAGCAAGGAAGGAAAAGGGATAACGGAGGGCATGGCCCTGGAATTAGAACTTACACCAATGCCGACTTTTCACAAGGGCTTGATGATTCGCAAGAGAGCCAGGAGGACATAATAAGAGATTCTGAAGCCATATTGCAAATGTTGAGGAAAACCATCTAA